The Glycine soja cultivar W05 chromosome 3, ASM419377v2, whole genome shotgun sequence genome window below encodes:
- the LOC114406096 gene encoding BAG family molecular chaperone regulator 4-like: protein MSNATDSAGEIPPETRSAESDGGGPRPTIKINVTHGSSHHDLHLPAQSTFGDVKKLLVNKTGLEPAEQRLFFRGIEKGDNQRLQAEGVKDKSKLFLLEGIGSKERKLEETRKENEMSKAFEAIASVRAEVDKLSNRVTSIEVSINGGNKASEKEFLVLTELLMSQLLKLDGIEAEGEAKLQRKAEVNRVQNLVDKLDSLKARNANPFSNSSNDVKVTTQWETFDSGMESSDAPSDNSSSTKVTQDWEQFD, encoded by the exons ATGAGTAACGCCACAGACTCCGCCGGCGAGATCCCACCGGAGACGAGGTCCGCCGAGAGTGACGGTGGTGGGCCCCGGCCCACGATTAAGATCAATGTTACGCACGGTTCCTCTCACCACGATTTACACCTCCCGGCCCAATCAACTTTTG GGGATGTTAAGAAACTCCTTGTCAATAAAACTGGTTTAGAGCCTGCAGAGCAACGACTTTTCTTCAGAGGGATAGAAAAGGGTGATAACCAGCGTTTGCAGGCTGAAGGTGTAAAGGATAAgtcaaaactttttcttttggAGGGCATTGGTAGCAAAGAGAGGAAACTTGAGGAAAccagaaaagaaaatgagatgTCTAAAGCTTTTGAGGCTATTGCCAGTGTTAGAGCTGAGGTGGACAAGCTCTCAAATAGG gtGACTTCCATAGAAGTATCTATTAATGGGGGGAACAAAGCTTCCGAGAAAGAGTTTCTTGTGCTGACAGAGTTGCTTATGAGTCAATTGCTGAAACTGGATGGTATTGAGGCAGAAGGTGAAGCAAAGTTGCAGAGAAAAGCTGAG GTGAATCGTGTGCAAAACCTTGTGGATAAATTAGATTCTCTAAAGGCAAGAAACGCCAACCCTTTTAGCAACAGTAGCAATGATGTCAAAGTAACAACCCAATGGGAAACCTTTGATTCTGGAATGGAAAGCTCGGATGCCCCATCCGATAACTCGTCTTCAACGAAAGTAACTCAAGATTGGGAGCAGTTTGATTAA